The DNA region gatggcaatttaaatgcagAGATATCGTggcaagatcctgaggcccattgtcatgccattcatccaccgccatcacatcatgtttcagcatgataatgcacggccccatgtcgcaaggatctgtacacaattcctggaagctgaaaatgtcccagttcttccatggcctgcatactcaccagacatgtcacccattgattctttaaatttttttgtttttgaaactattattattattacttttttttttttcttgatcgacgtgtatgacagcgtgttccagttcccgccaatatccagcaactttgcacagccattgaagaggagtgggacaacattccacaggccacaatcaacagcctgatcaactttatgcgaaggagatgtgtcgtgctgcatgaggcaaatggtggtcacaccagatactgactggttttctgatccatgcttgtaccttttttttaaaaggtatctgtgaccaacagatgcatatctatattcccagtcgtgaaatccatagattagagcctaatgaatttatttcaattgactgatttccttatgaactgcaactcagtaaaatcgttgaaattgttgcatgttgtgtttatatttttgttcagttagtatACTAATCTAGCCTGAGGATTGATGAAAGAAACTGTGAGATTGGTAGCACTTAACCTAAcactccttctcctcttctccacagAACCGTATGCATGAGTCTCTCCACTTGTTCAACAGTATCTGCAACCACAGGTTCTTCGCCACCACCTCTATCGTGCTCTTCCTTAACAAGAAGGATCTCTTCGAGGAGAAGATCAAGAAGGTCCACCTCAGCATCTGCTTCCCAGACTATGATGGTAAGAGTAACCACAATTAAAAACAGCATAGTAAAACAGTGCACGATTTCCCAAGGACAGCAATATGATGCAGTGGCAAGATACTAGACGACAGAATATATACTGTCAATTTCATCACCTACAATTGAAAACAAATGAGAACCGCTTCATGAGCTGCCTGCTTACTCTGCCACTAGGCCCCAACACGTATGATGATGCCAGCGACTACATCAAGAAGCAGTTTGAGGAGCTGAACATGAAGAAGGGTGTCAAAGAAATCTACTCTCACTTGACCTGCGCCACGGACACAAAGAACGTTGAGATTGTGTTCGGAGCCGTGACAGACATCATTATCAAAGAGAACCTAAAATCTTGTGGTCTGTTCTAAGCAGATACACAAAAAAGGTGCAGTAGTTATCTATTGTCTGTTCTTGTAACCCACATTGACACCTAGCCTGTACACATTGACACTTCTAGTATATTTGGAAGGCTCAGATAATAGACTTGCCTCAGACAGACAAGGTGACATTTTTGCCATGTTGGATACACCCATCCAAATCTTTCAGATTTAAAGTGGCTCAAGGGTAGGTGTTTCGATTTGGAATTCAGCATCTTATTGTTCTTTTATGATTATATGTGGTTATTGTTTCGcctaaatgttttttttcttcctcgCAGATGTTATTTTCCCCCTCATCCCTCCACTTGGATTCATGTTGAAGTTGAGCAGTAGGAACAGAATGCACAACAGAAGGCTTTGTAATGGCATAAGACTCTTCAGACCCTTCAATTCTAGACTATTCCTTCCTAACACCCTAAATGATGACTAATGAATGCAAATACTAGGAAACAGCAACCAATTTACTCCAAAGATGGCAACATGTCCCTCCCGGAGACAATGTGGATGATGATGTCCTTTAGATGGAAATTAGGATAAGAAGTCAGAAGACCAGCAGAATTAACATATGTTTAATATAGGTACTTTGTTATTCTGAATGATTTCTGGCTCTGTATGATGGGTTTGTGTTGAGGAAAGTGTCCAAAGCTGCTCATGGACTCCAATTGATAAACTTATGAAAGGATATGTTTTGAGGTGATCCATTTTACTCAACATGGTCAGAGTGAAGTCCTTTCCAGTAATATTGCTCTTGCCCCATGATTTATGTTTTTATCTAGTTCTAAGTATCTCAAATTAGAACTCTGTTTGGATATGCCTACTGTTTTGCACCAGATGTaacacagtaaaaaaaaaaatatttagctaATTCCAATCAGTGAGTTCAAATAGCCAAGTCTAAACTGGAATTTAAGAAAAAGTACCCTCAAAACAAGTTAGCAACGTATTTTGTAAATACAATAGTAGAATAGTGGACCTTATATATATTAATATTCAAATACGTATCAAAATGTTCAACATCAGTGACATGTTTAGTGATGTATATGTATATTTCATTTTGACTATTTACAATTGAACATGTAACTCTGACCGGTCTTGCGAAAGATAGACATTCAAAATAAAAATCGACATAGAAACTTCAATTTCTGCATGTCATCAATCTTTGTATTTTTTATCAAGATGTGTGATGTGACTTTTAGGCTTTAATTAATGTATTGTATGAAATAACCCCCATTGTAGGTGGAATGGTGTTGTGCTGTCAACCACTGACTCAGAGATACACAATGCAAACAAACACATTTATATgacactatacagtgcattcggaaagtattcagaccacttgactttttccacattgttacgttacagccttattctaaaatggattaaatattttttcactgatcaatctacacacaatgccccataatgacaaagcgaaaacaggtttttaggaatttttgcaaagaaataccttatttacataagtattcagaccctttgctatgaaactcgaaattgagctcaggtgcatcctgtttccattgatcatccttgagatgtttctacaacttgattggagtccacctgtggtaaattcaattgattggacatgatttgaaaaggtacacacctgtgtgtataaggtcccacagttgaccgtgcatgtcagagcaaaaaccaagcaatgaggtcgaaggaattgtccgtagagcatcgagacaggattgtgtcgaggcacagatctggggaagggtacaaaaacatttctgcagcattgaaggtccacaagaacacagtggcctccatcattcttcaatggaagaagtttggaaccaccaagaatcttcctagagctggccgcccggccaaactaagcaatcgggggagaagggccttggtcagggaggtgaccaagaacccgatggtcactcttacagagctccagaggttctctgtggatatgggagaaccttccagaaggacaaccatctctgcagcactccaccaatcaggcctttatggtagagtggccagacggaagccactcctcagtaaaaggcacatgacagcccgcatggagtttgccaaaaggcacctaaaggactctcagaccatgacaaacaagattctctggtctgatgaaaccaagattgacctttgtcctgaatgccaagcgtcacgtctcgaggaaacctggcaccatccctatggtgaagcatggtggtggcagcatcatgctgtgggaatgtttttcagcggcagggactgggagactagtcaggattgagggaaagatgaactcagcaaagtacatagagatccttgatgaaaacctgatccagagtactcaggacctcagactggggtgaaggttcaccttccaacaaaacaacgaccctaagcacacagccaagacaaagcaggagtggcttcgggacacgtctctgagtggcccagcaagagcctggacttgaacccgattgaacatctctggagagacctgaaaatagctgtgcagcgacactccccagccaacctgacagagctttagaggatctgcagagaagtatgggagaaactccccaaatacagatgtgccaagcttgtagagtcatacccaagaagacttgagctgtaatcgctgccaaaggtgcttcaacaaagtagtgagtaaagggtctgaatacttctgtggtcctctgtagctcaattggtagagcatggcgcttgtaacgccagggtagtgggttcgatccccgggaccacccatatgtaaaaatgtatgcacacattaagtcgctttggataaaagcgtctgctaaatggcttattattattattattacttctgtaaatgtgatatttcgggGGGGGGGgatctaagaacctgtttttgctttgttgttattgggtattgtgtgtagattgatgagggaaaaaaacaatttaatctatttaagaataagactgtaacgtaacaaaatgtggaaaaagtcaaggggtctgaatactttccgaatgcactgcatgagAATCACTGGTACAATAACTCTTTCACAATCTTATGATAATTACTATTGAATAATTATAGACAAGTTTGGCCCACATTCAATTTTAATCAAAGGAACATTCATGTTAAATGTCCAAATGGCAATGTGATTAACATAAAAAGGAGCACGTTTTCAAGAGGGGAATTTCAATGGCAAATACTTTTAGTTTCTAATAAGGCCATTTAGTGAAAGGCCATAATCTTTATACAAATAGTTATATACAAAGATAATCAAAAGAAAATAGGCAACATAATCCAAGTCAAGGCAACCATTACAAAAGCTTATTCTTTAAAGGTTTTAAAAACATTAAGTGATGTCATGATTTGAAAATGAATCTCTTACAGTTGGTTTACAGCCAGTAAACTACTTAAGTGTTATGTAACGATCTGAATAGTGATGAATTAAAACAATAACAATTCAGCATATTAACATTACCAAGAGATaataaaatacttttaaaaactaGTGGACACGACAATGACCATTTATActtttaaaaaatacttagttATAAAGACAGTTATCAAAACTCTCAGAAAATACAAATTGTGATACCTTATTCAACATTTACAATGTAACTAATACCTTTTAACCCTTTAAAGTGAATGCTGAAAGCCTAAAAAGTGCAGAATGTTTGAAAGGTATTTGATAGAAATTTGGCAATAACATTCAAAAACATGAGGAAAATCCAACACTCACAACTTTAAAAGTGAGTCCATAGCTATGAAATCCATAACAGCAAAAGTATAGAAAAGCAAAGGCACATTAGTGCCCTATGTAATCTTGTCTTGAAATATCCAAGGATTCATCATACATTATGGCAACAGTATATGGTCTAACAACCCATCCTCTGTACTCTGCAGCCTACTTCTGCAGTTCAAACACAACCTTTCCAATAGCCAATCATAGTTGTGGTCTGTCAAAATGGCAATGAGCGATTCCCACTTGTAAATGCGTGAGAGGATTCCAACACACTCCCACCCCTATGATGacagacagatgttgcaggagTCTCAGTACAAGCCAACCTCCTTCAGGCTGGCTTTGATGATGACATCAGTGACAGCGTCAAAGACAAACTGCACGTTCTTAGTGTCAGTAGCACAAGTGAAATGGGTGTAGATCTCCTTTGTATCCTTCCGCTTGTTCAAGTCTTCAAACTGACACTGAATGTAGGTTGACGCCTCTTTGTATGCGTTTGGACCTAGAGTAGTGGAGAGGAATATGTTTTCTATCTCATTTATGCACTTATTCTCAAAGGACATGCAAAATAGGTATGACTCAATACACTGCGTTGAGCAAACTAGTAATTTCCTATTATGGACTAAACACTTGCTAAACTTTCATTTCCTGCTTTACCAAAGTGTGTCCTGAGGCTCCTCCCATATTGCACAAGCTAATATTTCAAGCGGTATTACTCAGACATCTCAATTAACAAGAATCCATTATGTGCAAATGCTCTCCACTGTGGTTAATAATCCAACAGGAAATTATGTTGTGTGCTGTTCTGTAGTGGCTGATTCCTAAATAACCTGTATATCTTTAAAATGTCAAAGAATGTATACCTGAGTACTCTGGGTAGCAGATAGTGAGTGGGCTCTTCTGGATCTTGTCCTCAAACAGATCCTTTTTGTTGAGAAAGAGGATGACGGAGGTGCCCGTGAACCACTTGTTGTTGCAGATGGAGTCAAATAGCTTCATGCTCTCGTGCATACGGTTCTATGGAGAGATGAGCAGTGTCAGGGTCTGTGTGTGGGTGAAACTGTTATGCAATCCCTTTTGATAAGACTTTATATACTGCAACAACCTTGTAAATACCACAGGACTATAGATTTAGAGTTGATGCCCTTTCCCACTcaccatctcctcatcctcagccaGCACCAGGTCATAGTCACTGAGCGCCACACAGAAGATGATGGCTGTGACTCCCTCAAAGCAGTGGAtccacttcttcctctctgacctctgaccccccaCATCAAACATCCTGCAGCCAGGGAGAGTCAGAGACATGAAGTGAGAAAAAGACaggacataaaaaaaaaagggtATGAGAGGTAGTGAGAAAGACAGAAACACTCCTACAGTATGATGTGGTCACTAGGGTGATGTACGAGCAGCTTTGGGCTTTTTTACATTAGTGAATCATTAACTGTAGggacaaagtgactcagtgattATTAGTGTCAGTGCACGGAGTGCTGTATTAACAGGTTACGGACTTGAAGTAGAGGTCCTTGAATGTGAAGTGTGTCTCCACGATGCCGGTGGTCTTGACTCTTGTCCGCAGGACATCCTGCTGCGTGGGCACATAGTTCTGCTGGGATATCCTGTCCAAGTCATTCAGGTAactgaggagaaagaggaggaggctgACTTAACGTAAAAAGTTATTTAAAAACACTACTACTTGCCAATTGTTGGATAATGCGGTTTCAAATTGGTGAGCCAAGACATGTAAATGGAAGTTCTGGTATTGGATCAACCATGGATGCGAACAACAATACACGTGAACAACTAAAGCCAATATGGAGGAATATAAAGTAAACAAAGAAATGATTCCCAAAACAACTCAAGAGAGCTTGTAATCACATTGTCTGTCTCGAATCCCGAAAACTCCAGTTTTtcctaaataaataaaagtgacgGCAActagggccgggaccataccagtatcGTGGTACTCGTTAGTATCacggcaaggaaacaaaacacaaagcggatttatgttggaaacaaacatgttgtcatccagagtcacatttatttattttccaacctatagcacacaatatttagcatacagcaggtttttaaaggaccaaagagttgtctgcttcgtgttttaATTTTTGCCATATCATTTTCCCCCCAGATACTGGTATTGTCCTGGCCCTAATGGCAACCTGTTTCTGCCTTCAGGGCCTGGAACTTCCCCTGTCCCCGTCTCTATTGCTTCAGCAGTGTTGCACAACAACAGCAGTCTATCACAGGGTTCCTCCTTTCATGTCCGCACTGGTATCAGAGGAGTCAGACGTCTCAAACTAGGAGTCGGTTTCTGGGAAATCATTCGTACCTAGCAAACTTATCTAGCAACAGGGGACTTTTTCCTGGTCTAAAAACATTTTTCATAAAATATTAATCCTTAACTATATTTTATTGTTACACTTGGCCTATGGCCTGACCCATTGTGACAGTAActccccctccctaccttcaggctatgcgcaaaccctacaccccaacccgagcactccgttctgccacctctggtctcttggccctcccacccctacgggggTCAGCTCCCGCTCAGTCTAGTCCAAGCTCTTATCTGTCCTTATCTGTCCTGgcaccagcttccccctgaagctccCCCTGAAGcttccaaaaacatctgaaactctacctcttcaaagagtaccCCCCCAGCAAAAAATAAAAgcctttcgtgaactaacacACTCACTAAAATGCTATCAACAGGAGCGTGATACTCAGACCTTATAATAGCCTGATTGCACACTCCTCACCAATAAGGATCTGGGTGAACAATGAAGTGAGCTAATTAAGGGCCCTCATCTCACCACTCTACGGCTATTTAGATGGGCAAAATAGTTTCTTCATTCTCTCTCATTGGCTTGGTGTGGATGGCTACGCTCCACAGCATCCTCCTAACTAACTGTGCATGCTTATTATAGCCTGTTCAGAATATAGTACATTTTTTGAAAAGCATTAAGCCTATATGTGGCGAggggcacagtggtctaaggcactgcatcgcagtgctagctgtgccactagagatcctggttcgtatccaggctctgtcgtagccggccgcgaccgggagacccatggggcggcgcacaattggcccagcgtcgtccaggacaggggagggaatggccggcagggatgtagctcagttggtagagcatggcgtttgcaacgccagggttgtgggttcgattcccacggggggccagtatgaaaaataaaataaaaaaataatgtatgcacacactaactgtaagtcgctctggataagagcgtctgctaaatgactaaaatgtaaatgtatatgctTTCAAGATCCCAATAGAGACAGTGGAAAACAGAAAAACCTGTCAGTGTATTAGGCCAGCAGCCTCCTGATGAACATGTCACATAAGAGCTCTCACAGTAATCTGGATTACAGACAAGCAAGTGCCTCGCTTCTCCTGTTTGAGGATGGCCAAGTGTGCAAGACAATATCATTCACTATGGTTCTCTGGTCGTTATAATACTTGATTCAAGCAGTTTTAGGGCAGAGATTTGTAATGCTCTTACTATGAGGCTGAGTCGTTGAGCTGGTACTCTCTGGACCTGCCGAAGCAGATCTGGACCCCTCCATCCTGCCATAACCTCTTGATGACCCCAGCCAGTTCAGGGGTCATGACCCCTTCCTCTGCAGAGCTGGCCAAGGTAAAGAGCTGGCGGGCATCATCCTGGAGACACAGCCAAGCAAACACAGTTACAAAAAGGAAACAACAATTCTGACAGCTCTCATCCTCGTGGGAACAGCATGACAACAGAAAAATGTCACTCCCAAATCAACATGTTAGGTGCAGAATCAGCTTTCAAGTGATTTACTTCACATGTTGACCATCCATGTTGGAATGGAATGTCACTGCAGCCAGTGGATCATTCTGTACACTGTTCTTGTAAAGTTCGTAATTCCTTGTAGTCATAACATAAAGAGAAACAACACTTGCTGTGGCATTTTACAAAGGGGAAAAAGCAGTAGTAAACTATACATTGTTATAAGACCACTGAAATGTAAGAAAACCTTCAAGCTGACTCACTGATCTTGCTGGGTCCCCAAAGTCAATACCGAGCCTGCCCATTGCTCTGATGATGGCGATGATGGACTGGATGGTGTTGCTGTAAACCACAACCCTGTACTGGCTACACTCGTCCTGTGTGTAGCCGTCCTCATGGATGATTCTGAGGGTAGGAAGAGGAGGTTAACATGCCCATCTTACTGGTGCTTGTGGTCAACATCTAATCTAGATAACATCTCAAAGGCTCCTAACTGATTCATCACTTCATAAGTGTTCCTAATCAATAAAAAGCATGCTAGTTTTTTAACTGTTTTGGGGGTGTGCACAAAACTGTTGAAATATGTACTCACTTCATCTGCTTTACAACTGTGCTCTTCCCAGACTCCCCAGCACCTTGAAgtgtaaagtttagtgggaaaGAGAGGAGCCATAAAATCAGGAAGAAAGTTTCAAACTCTTAACTCTACTAAATGTGTAGAGATATAACAAACATGCAGTCAGTGCTCAGAACCAGCTGATTCCATCTGTGAAAGTTCTACACCCCCCCTACTGTTTTGGGGCCTTTGCACCTGGTCTGAgaatgtaaaataaaaacattaggCTACACCATGAGCATGAAAGCTGAAGGAATTTTCACGCAGTCTGTGGAAGACTGAATGATCATGACAGCTTTCATTTGAGCAAAGAAGTAGGTTCCACCATTGCCAGATAGTCATGAGCCCTACATAAAAGTAATTCGATCAGTTAgacagacaccctcttcagacctCATATCATTTAGATACTACCAATGTCAGTAGCATAGGAACACTTACCTAGAAGCAACAGTTTGACTTCACTTGAAGCCTTTTCGCCAGATTCTCTCAGATTCCGGTCAATGATTTTACTCCTCTCCATTGCAGCTTTATCTTCGGCACTTAGTGTACAACCCATTTTGATCCCAGCAGGTAAATCCTAACTACTATGATAATGTAAAGCTAGAAAGCTACCTGGCTTTTGACAAGTTATCCAAATGGAAAAAACGTTCAGTAAAAAGGAAGGGATGACATTCTAATTCTAGCTACAAAATTGTATTGTTGTGTCTGTCAAACGCTTGCAGCAGAAATCTGGTCCATGTTAACTACGACACATTTTCAAACTACATGTGTGCGACGACGAGCATGAGGAAAAAAAGGAAGGGGAAAAAGGCGTTGGCCAGCAAGCTAGCAAATGTTAGCTTTTACTATGTACATGTCATGTAGCTTGCTAGGAAGCCGAATACTTAACGTTTTGATTGAAGAGCAACAATGTTCAAAATGCATACGATGAAAGTAACTAGTTACCAAATTAACTTAATTAGGTAGCTAGAAAATGTCCGTTTTGGTAGCTAAAGTTACTAGCTAACTGTAGCTTTAAGTTCTTTCCGCGTCAGGTTGGCTTGAAAAGTAAAACTTTTTTGCTGGATATCGTGAGTTAAAACTTcactaaaaataaatacaatctcAACACCCTAAACTGACTAAAAATACTCACACACTTCTAAATACTACTGGCTGTTAACTATTATTTTGTTAACAATTGAAAATGTCTGGCCCTACTATAATGCAAGCTTGCAGATGAGATGAGCAAAACATTTGACTCTCAGGGTCATGTGACGCGGAAATCAAGGAAAATAATTGCTGGGTCTGATGGGAAATGAAGTCCAAATCTATCATTAATCGATTACGGTGATTCTCAACCACATGGTTTAGGAGGACTGAGAGCTTTCAGGGGTCCCTGAAAAAGCATAAAACGAACACATTGAAAATTACAGCAGCTAGACCAAAAGGTGGTCCCCAGATTGTTTGAATGCGTTTCAGTGGGCCCTTGATCGAAAAAGGTTATAAAACCCTGGATTAGATCCATGATGTACTAGAATCTAGCAGAACtggttcacatttacattttagtcatttagcagacgctcttatccagagcgacttacagttagtgagtgcatacatttttcatactggccccccgtgggaatcaaacccacaaccctggcgttgcaagcgccatgctctaccaactgagctacaggtttactacactgaacaaaaatataaacgcaacatgcaacaatttcaaagattttactgagttacagttcatataagtaaatcagtcaattgaaataaattcattaggccctaatctatggatttcacatgactgggaatatactgtagatatgcatctgttggtaaaaaaaagaaaaagatagAGGAGTGGATCCaaaaaccagtcagtgtctgatcaccatttgcctcatgcagcgtgacacatctcctttgtatagagtttatcaggctgttgatagtggcctgtggaatgttgtcccactcctcttcaatggctgtgcgatgtTGCTggttattggcgggaactggaacacgctgtcgtacacgcagatccagagcatcccaaacatgctcaatgggtgacatgtctggtgagtatgcaggccatggaagaactgggacaacattagcattttagcaactttgcaactatttactactttttagctactttgcaactacttagcatgttagctagcccttcccctaaacttaaccctttaacctaactcctaaccttaatccaaaccttaacccctaaccattAACGTTAGCCacccagctaacgttagcgttagccacctagccatctagctaaagttagccacaacaaattggaattcgtaacatatcatacgaaatgtcaGTGGTTATATGTTGCCATGGGAATGGCAGAGCCTGGAGAAGCTGGGGCTGGTTTTACGGAGGGCCTTTGCTGAGGAGGAGGTGTGAAGGGAGGCCTGTTGAGATTCAACATAAATGTACTATGTGCAAAAAGAAGCAAGATGGTTGTAAAAAAAACGACAGGGCATTTCATGCATAGTATTACACCTCTTGAACATAGTCAGATGTATCTGTTGGAATTTAGGGGTAGGAGTTTACTTGTGCATTTACTCTAGTGAATTTCAACTGAAGAATAATACATTATTGTTCTACACTGTAAATTGTGTCACTGCTGATTATTTCAACAGCATTTATTTGTCCTAAGCTGGTAAACCCTGTCCTACACCTAcattctcttctctttctgtctATCCACTACTCTCATAATATAATGAGTGAAATGTGAAAGTATCCATCGTGCCCTTTGTTGTGACTGTTTTTCTCCTTTCTTTTACCTGAAGGTCAGATCAATGGCTCCAACTTTGAAGTTAAAATGTCACCCCGGGGTTAGAGTATTTGAACTGCATCTTTCCCCCTCTTTCAATGGTATATCAAAGCAGTGAGGGGCACCAACCATATACAGTGAACTATAGTACTGTTCCACCCAGCAGCTAATGGAAATAGAGATGAGCCATCCCAAATAACTTTCTTAATGGAGAGACCAAGGTTAACAAATcctgcacacaaacaaacataaagTAGAGCAGTTTTACAAAATATAAAGATGGCATACATTTATTTGTTAAACCAATCAATAAACAAGTCAGAAGCCAGAAAGGAAATAAATAACTTTACTTTTGTACTCTTGCACAATCCATATATGTTTTAACAAGGCTGATACCTCAAATTGGCCAGTACTGTTCTGGACAGCTCAAACAATTCTAAATCCCCTCACAATGTGACACCACAGAGAGTAGACGTGAAGCAGGCGTTGTATCAAGTCTCTCAGACAAAGCCACATGAGGACAGCTTTTGTCAGTCTGTCCTTGTCCAGCTGAAGAAGGAAAGCAACCCAGGGAGCATATAGTAAAAAATATGTGGCATGACTTACACCATATCTTTTCTATGTGTACATTGTGTGCTGACCTGCAAATGAAGTCAATATTGTATCTGAGGTAGAGAACCCTGAGGAGCTGCACTGTAAAATATAATTGGTTTATTATATTCTCCAACCTGTTGCGCCACAGCTAATCAACACACATTGAAAAGACAGTTACTGTATACCATTTGAATACACCATTGTATTTTGTTAATTAATCACAAAATATACAGTAATCAATAATACCTAATAATAATCAACAATAAAATGTTTAAAAGTTGTAGAGTTGAACTCACTATCAGGTTTTATCAAACATAAAATACAGCTACATTTGTAAAACAACAACTATAAAAATCTAATTGTATAGAAATGTAATGTAGCGCATCAATTAACAAAAATACTCCTGCCTTAAC from Coregonus clupeaformis isolate EN_2021a chromosome 12, ASM2061545v1, whole genome shotgun sequence includes:
- the LOC121577636 gene encoding guanine nucleotide-binding protein G(i) subunit alpha-3-like — translated: MGCTLSAEDKAAMERSKIIDRNLRESGEKASSEVKLLLLGAGESGKSTVVKQMKIIHEDGYTQDECSQYRVVVYSNTIQSIIAIIRAMGRLGIDFGDPARSDDARQLFTLASSAEEGVMTPELAGVIKRLWQDGGVQICFGRSREYQLNDSASYYLNDLDRISQQNYVPTQQDVLRTRVKTTGIVETHFTFKDLYFKMFDVGGQRSERKKWIHCFEGVTAIIFCVALSDYDLVLAEDEEMNRMHESMKLFDSICNNKWFTGTSVILFLNKKDLFEDKIQKSPLTICYPEYSGPNAYKEASTYIQCQFEDLNKRKDTKEIYTHFTCATDTKNVQFVFDAVTDVIIKASLKEVGLY